The DNA sequence GAAGCCGGTGTGGACGCAGGAAGTCCCGGTGCGCAAGACTGCCGGTGGCCACGGCGGCCACGGCGAGGGCGCCGCAGCGCACGATGCGGGCACGCAGGCGGCGCATGCCGAGCCGGCACCGGCGCAGGGGGCCGCGCACTGAAGAATGGGCCTCAAGGTCTTTCACGTCTTCTTCATCGGCGTCTCGGCGCTGATGTGCCTGGCATTGGCCGTCTGGCGCGCCTCGGTCTTCTCCGACGAGGGCGGCACGATCGTGCTGATGCAGGCGCTGGCATGCGGTCTGGCCGCCGTGGGTCTGGTGGTGTACGGCGTTAGCTTCCTGCGCAAGGCAAGGCATCTGAGCAATCTATGAACGCGATACGATCGTTTCTGGCCATGGCGCTCGTGGCGGCCGCGCCCTCGGCGGCGACCGCGTGCGCCGTCTGTTTCGGCGATCCGAACTCGCCGCTGAGCAAGGGCGCCGACGCCGGCGTGCTCTTCCTGCTCGGCGTGGTCGTGGTGGTGCTGGCGATGTTCGCCAGCCTGTTCCTGTACTGGATGCGCCGCATGCGCATGAATGAACTCAGCATGGAAGGGATGACCGACAATGGATGACAAGGGCTACTACGGCTGGTGGCTGCCGATCGACATCTCCGTGGAGGGCCCGCGCATCGACGGAATGATCGACCTGCTTCACTGGTTCATGCTCGTGCTGTTCCTGGGCTGGGGCACGTTCTTCGTCTACACGCTGTGGCGCTTCCGCGCGGGCGCCAACCCGCGCGCCGATTACAAGGGCGTGCAGGCGCACTTCTCGACGTGGCTGGAGGCAGGTATCGCAGCCTTCGAAGTCTTCCTGCTGGTGGGCCTGTCGATCCCGCTGTGGGCGGACGTCAAGGGCGAGGTGCCGGCCGAGAAGGATGCCGACGTGGTCATGCGCGTGGTGGCCGAGCAGTTCGCGTGGAACGTGCACTATCCGGGCGAGGACGGCATCTTCGGCCGCACCGACGTGAACCTGGTCAGCCAGTCCAACCCTCTGGGCATCGATTCGAAGGACGAGGCGGCCAAGGACGACATCGCCACGATCAATCAGATGCACTTTCCGGTGGGCAAGAAGATTCTCGTCTACCTGACATCGAAGGACGTCATCCACTCGTTCATGCTCAACGTCATGCGCGTCAAGCAGGACGCCATCCCGGGCATGACCATACCGGTGTGGTTCGAGGCCAAGCAGACCGGCGAATTCGAGATCTCGTGCGCGCAGCTTTGCGGGCTCGGCCACTACCGCATGAAGGGCTTCTTCACCGTCCACGACGAGAACGGCTACAAGAGCTGGCTCGGCGAGCAGGCCAAGGTCGGCGCTTCCGGCGGCGGTGGCGGCGGCGGGTACTACTGAGCGGCGTCTCGGCCGGCAGATGGCTGGCGCGGCGGCTCGTCGTCGCGCGGAGTTGAGGGGTCGGGCACGACAGGGTGCCGGCCCCTTTTCTTTTCGCAGCGCGGCAGAGGTCGTCGCACCGAGGTGAGCGCGCCGACCCCTTGCTCGCACGCCTGCGCGAGTGCGCGCGTCGCCGCGATGTCGCCCACCTCTGCGTCGTTTTCGTGCCCCTGATGCATCGCCTTCGCCACCGAATGCCGCCTCCGCCTTGTCGGCTGCGGAGTCGCATGCTTACGAATCGACCGGGAGGTTTTTCTCTATGAAGACCGGATCGATGAACAAGCTTGCCAGCAAGGCCTCGAAAGCTTCGAGCAGGATCCGAACCCCGCGCGACCGCAGAGGCGTTCGCTCCGACAAACCCATCACCATCCCCAATCAAGGCATCACCTACGCGGATCCGACCGTGTGCGACGGCTGCGGCGCGATGTACACGCGCAAGTCGTGGCGCAAGGATCATCCGATCACCCACTCGATGCTCGAGCAGGTCGAGTGGGCCAAATGTCCGGCGTGCCGGCAGAAGAGTCAGGAGATCGCGTACGGGCGCGTCGTCATTCGCGGCGAGTTTCCGGCCGGGCGCATGAGCGCGATCCAGCGCAGAATCCGCAACGTCGAGGAACGCGCGGCGCACACGCAGCCCGAGCACAGCATCGTTTCGCTCGATAAGGTCGACGGCGGGCTGGACGTGTTCACCACGTCGCAGCAGCTCGCGCATCGCATCGTCAACGAGCTCAAAAAGGCGTTCGGCGGGCGCGCGATGTACCGATGGTCGGATGCGGACGGTGCGCTGTACGCGAAGTGGAACTGCTGAGGCGCCGCGCCGGGGAGCCGTGAGCAAAAAAAGGCGCCGTCTTCGCAGGGAAGACGGCGCCGCCAGCGAAGCGGGTCAGGCGCATGCGTGCCTGACCCGCTCTTCTCTGTGTCAGTTGAACGGCGCGCCGTCGGCAATCCAGGCGCGGATGCGGTCGCGAGTGCTCTGGGACAGAGGGGAGCTCAAGAGCGGCATCTGTCCGTCGACGCATTCCGGCGATGATTCGTCGAGCACATGCATCAGGAAACTCGTGGCGGGGTTTCCGGGTACGACTCGCAAGGTGTAGCTCGGCGCGCCACACTCTTCGGGTGCGTTGACCAGCTCCCCGTAGTTGGCCGCCGGCGTGCCGCCGAGGTTCAGGCCGCCCTGGTTGCTGGCGGCATTGTGGCATGCCGGCGTCGCGCAGCTGGTCGTGAACAGGCTGTTGATCTCCGTCCAGGTGAACGCGCCAACCGGCTCCTCGCCGTACATGTACAGGTAGAGCATCTCGCCGGTCGTCTCGGCCTCGTCCATTACGCAGTCTGCAAGGCCGCTCAACGACGAATCATTGCAGCTATCGACGTCGGAGAGCTCGCCGACTGGCTGACACGCCACCGTGATCGCGTCCTCGCCCTTCTGCCGCGTCACGTTGATGACGTCGTCGGAGGTGCCGGCGCAGGCCGCGGTGTCCTCGCCGCCGGCCTTGTCCGACAGGTTCTGGCACTTGGTGCGCACCTTCATGACCGTGTTGAGCAGCTTGCCGTGCACCTTGCCGATGGTGGAATGGCACTTGGCCTCGATGCCGCCCATCGGAACCGTGGGCGTGCCCATGACGGCATCCACCGAAGCGAACGTCTCGGTTCGGATGGAGCAGATCAGGCACTCGGCGACGTCATCGAAGTCGTTGATGGCCGGCACCGTGCCGTCGCAGGGAGCGGGGCAGGAGTCGAAGCCGACGTCGGCCGGAGCCAGGCCGAGACACGCATCCTTGGCACCGCCGACCGACGCGCGCAGCGCGTCCTCGGTCTTCGCCACCAGCTGCTTCGTGTCGGCAGCGTCGATGCTGCTGCAGTCGGTGCTCGGTACCTTGGTGTCGCGCGTCTTGTGGCAGGCCAGCAGGGCCTTGTCGATCGTGGACTCGAGCTTGAGCCCGACCTTGGCGATGGTCGCGCGGCACTTCAGCTCTTCGGGGCTGAAGGCCGCGTCGGCGGCGCCGACGTTGCCGAGAATGACCGAGGCGGCCAGCGCCGCGCCCATCGTTGAAACTTTCATGCAGTTCTCCTCCTCCTGAATGTTCGCGAGCCGCCTCGAGGGGCGGCTCGCGAAAGGTCGTGCGGCGTGCCGCGCCCGGATCATGCGCCGGCGCGGCCGCCTTTGTCGCTAGTTTTTCGGAGCGCCTCCGGCAATCCAAGCCCGGATGCCGTCGATGACCTCCTGGCTCAGCGGCACCGACAGCATGGGCATGGTGCAGCTGCCCACGTCGGCTTTGCAGTCGCCTGTTCCCTCGAGCTTGCGGATGAGGAAGCTGGCGTCCGGGTCGCCCGGAATCACGCGCTTCTCGTACGCCGTCGGGACACATCCGGGGCCGGTGTAGTCACCCGAGCATTCGTTGGCAGCCTTGCAGACCACGCACTCGGAGTCGGCGTTGACCGTCTCCTCGTATCCGTCGTCGTAATCGTCGAGGTCGGACATCCCGCCCTGGTTGCCGCCCTGGGTGTGGCAAACCGGTCCGGCGCAGCTCTGTTCGAAGATCGACTGGATCTGCGTCCAGGTCAGGGCCGGCGGCAGGGTCGTCGTCGACGAGCTGGTGGTGGTCGTCGTGGTCGTCTGCGGCGGGCAGCTGAGCGTGATGCCGGCCTGGCCGACGGCGAACTTCAGGATTCGCAGCGCGTCGCCCGCGTTGATCTTGCCGTTGCTGTCGACGTCGCAGACCCACGGATCGCAGGTCAG is a window from the Candidatus Limnocylindrales bacterium genome containing:
- a CDS encoding cytochrome c oxidase subunit II produces the protein MDDKGYYGWWLPIDISVEGPRIDGMIDLLHWFMLVLFLGWGTFFVYTLWRFRAGANPRADYKGVQAHFSTWLEAGIAAFEVFLLVGLSIPLWADVKGEVPAEKDADVVMRVVAEQFAWNVHYPGEDGIFGRTDVNLVSQSNPLGIDSKDEAAKDDIATINQMHFPVGKKILVYLTSKDVIHSFMLNVMRVKQDAIPGMTIPVWFEAKQTGEFEISCAQLCGLGHYRMKGFFTVHDENGYKSWLGEQAKVGASGGGGGGGYY
- a CDS encoding NMD3-related protein, whose amino-acid sequence is MKTGSMNKLASKASKASSRIRTPRDRRGVRSDKPITIPNQGITYADPTVCDGCGAMYTRKSWRKDHPITHSMLEQVEWAKCPACRQKSQEIAYGRVVIRGEFPAGRMSAIQRRIRNVEERAAHTQPEHSIVSLDKVDGGLDVFTTSQQLAHRIVNELKKAFGGRAMYRWSDADGALYAKWNC